The Candidatus Dadabacteria bacterium genome includes a window with the following:
- a CDS encoding CYTH and CHAD domain-containing protein: protein MNLYVMYEETEFKLSLSPAVANRILRYKGLKPLRRGRRTKRHLVSTYFDTPRHALRKSDIVLRVRDNGNGKQQTIKVPFQGPAGLQNFREWTVPVNGDSPNLRAVDDPALARALSRRRYEKRLGTVFITDFEREAVRIRTKGAEFELAVDQGVIHAETSWGRIEEPICEAEFELLSGDPARMLDVALELCEAYDVRLAHLTKAQRGYALVRPALRPRPLKAPKVTLTEDMSVGEAFNFIIAGALEHMFANEIPTLEGRAEGVHQTRVAMRRVRAALRAFKRILPYDKRKAFNGEFRWFQQRLAPARDWQVFLSETLPRIASAAPGQEEAIERLRRIARAERRRAVGDAAGYLESRRYARLLLQFERWVASVEKEVGSKTFSQPVKPFAKSVLRRTWRYFLEDTRPLSRLPDEDLHEIRKRGKKARYATQFFNSLWSGPEVPPFMKLMGRFQDSLGKTNDAIVARHILAAVKPGRLDPSMVRLAQEWSQARVRKCLRTAQPQWRRLVRITPFWETGQ, encoded by the coding sequence TTGAATCTTTACGTCATGTACGAGGAAACGGAATTCAAGCTGTCCCTTTCGCCCGCCGTGGCGAACCGGATTCTGCGTTACAAGGGGCTTAAGCCCCTTCGCAGGGGCCGTCGCACAAAGCGCCATCTCGTAAGCACCTACTTCGATACCCCGCGCCATGCGCTTAGAAAATCCGACATAGTCCTTCGGGTGCGCGATAACGGCAACGGCAAGCAGCAGACTATAAAGGTGCCGTTCCAAGGCCCCGCAGGACTTCAGAATTTCCGGGAATGGACCGTTCCGGTAAATGGCGATTCCCCGAATCTTCGCGCCGTGGACGACCCGGCGCTCGCTCGCGCTCTCTCCCGTCGGCGCTACGAAAAGCGCCTAGGCACCGTGTTCATCACGGACTTCGAGCGCGAGGCGGTTCGTATCAGGACCAAGGGTGCCGAATTCGAACTGGCAGTGGATCAGGGAGTGATTCACGCCGAAACATCCTGGGGACGCATTGAGGAGCCTATCTGCGAAGCGGAATTCGAACTGCTCTCGGGGGATCCGGCGCGGATGTTAGACGTGGCCCTTGAACTTTGCGAGGCTTACGACGTACGCCTTGCCCACCTTACTAAGGCGCAGAGGGGCTACGCGCTCGTAAGGCCGGCCCTTCGGCCAAGACCGCTTAAGGCCCCGAAGGTCACGCTCACAGAGGATATGAGCGTGGGAGAGGCGTTTAATTTCATCATTGCTGGCGCGCTTGAGCACATGTTCGCAAACGAGATTCCGACCCTAGAGGGAAGGGCGGAGGGAGTTCATCAGACAAGGGTGGCTATGAGGCGCGTGCGCGCGGCGCTTCGGGCCTTCAAAAGAATACTTCCATATGACAAGCGAAAGGCCTTTAACGGAGAGTTCCGCTGGTTCCAGCAGCGCCTGGCCCCGGCCCGCGACTGGCAGGTGTTTTTAAGCGAGACCCTTCCCAGGATAGCCTCCGCGGCGCCAGGGCAGGAGGAAGCGATAGAGCGCCTTCGGCGCATTGCCCGTGCAGAGCGGCGCCGCGCCGTCGGGGATGCGGCCGGCTATCTTGAGAGCCGCCGCTACGCCCGTCTTCTACTCCAGTTCGAGCGATGGGTCGCGTCTGTGGAGAAAGAGGTCGGCTCAAAGACTTTCAGCCAGCCCGTGAAGCCGTTTGCAAAAAGCGTGCTCAGGAGAACATGGCGCTATTTTCTCGAGGATACGAGGCCCCTTTCGCGTCTTCCTGACGAGGATCTTCACGAAATAAGAAAGCGTGGGAAAAAGGCCCGCTACGCAACGCAGTTTTTCAACTCGCTCTGGAGCGGTCCCGAGGTTCCGCCCTTCATGAAGCTCATGGGACGCTTCCAGGACAGCCTCGGAAAAACAAACGACGCGATAGTCGCGCGGCACATCCTTGCGGCGGTCAAGCCCGGAAGACTTGATCCCTCGATGGTCCGTCTTGCGCAGGAATGGTCGCAGGCTAGGGTTAGAAAGTGCCTTCGCACGGCGCAGCCGCAGTGGAGGCGCCTCGTGAGGATCACCCCGTTCTGGGAGACGGGGCAGTGA
- a CDS encoding YdiU family protein, translated as MGKITDLRFENSYAELPHEFYQKKDPVPFKSPHMVAFNETLAAELGIDPGEKQNPLLAEYLCGKRPLAGADPLAMYYAGWQFGVYNPHLGDGRALLLGQIIDERNRRWDLHLKGCGTTRFSRGFDGRATLKSSIREYLGSEALHHLGIPSTRALCIVGGMEKIERETREPAAMMLRVAETHVRFGSFEGFYYRGEEESIQTLADYVIACHYPEIPSGAKEGYGLFLLATAEKTAFTVAKWQAFGFTHGVMNTDNMSVTGLTLDYGPYGFLETFDRDYVSNHSDHFGRYSYGNQSAIARWNLGKFARCLESLVDKKQAVRAIEVYNKTFSETYRQLMLRKFGFEKEKRESLRFVEKTLGMLAESGTDYHIFLRSLSDVSRDGSFEGNPWLAELCAASGQWRQWISEYAGELRENSLPDRERKKLMDSVNPRYVLRNHIMETAIKEALEREDYSEIEKVRKIFENPFSEQPEHESYAGASPEWAKSLVVSCFS; from the coding sequence ATGGGAAAAATAACAGACCTTCGTTTTGAGAATTCCTACGCGGAGCTGCCACACGAGTTCTACCAGAAAAAAGATCCTGTTCCGTTCAAGAGCCCCCATATGGTGGCGTTTAACGAAACCCTGGCGGCGGAACTCGGCATAGACCCGGGCGAGAAACAAAACCCCCTTCTTGCCGAGTACCTCTGCGGGAAAAGGCCTCTTGCGGGCGCAGACCCCTTGGCTATGTACTACGCCGGCTGGCAGTTCGGGGTCTACAATCCGCACCTTGGAGACGGGAGAGCACTTCTGCTCGGGCAGATAATCGACGAGCGGAACCGCAGATGGGATCTTCACCTCAAGGGATGCGGGACCACCAGATTCTCAAGAGGCTTTGACGGAAGGGCTACGCTCAAGTCCTCCATAAGGGAGTATCTCGGAAGCGAGGCTCTCCACCATCTGGGAATTCCATCCACGAGGGCTCTCTGCATAGTGGGAGGCATGGAGAAAATCGAGAGGGAAACCCGGGAACCCGCCGCCATGATGCTCCGGGTCGCGGAGACCCACGTGCGCTTCGGTTCGTTCGAAGGTTTTTACTACCGAGGTGAAGAGGAAAGTATCCAGACGCTTGCCGATTACGTAATCGCCTGCCACTACCCCGAGATTCCGAGCGGGGCAAAGGAGGGCTACGGGCTTTTTCTGCTCGCGACGGCAGAAAAAACGGCATTCACCGTCGCCAAGTGGCAGGCTTTCGGATTTACCCACGGAGTAATGAATACCGACAACATGTCCGTAACGGGTCTCACTCTCGATTACGGACCGTACGGATTTCTGGAGACGTTCGACAGGGATTACGTCTCTAATCACTCGGATCACTTCGGCAGGTACAGCTACGGAAACCAGTCCGCAATCGCGCGTTGGAACCTCGGGAAATTCGCAAGATGCCTGGAAAGCCTAGTGGACAAAAAACAGGCCGTCCGCGCAATTGAGGTTTACAACAAGACCTTTTCTGAGACTTACAGACAACTCATGCTGCGCAAGTTCGGCTTTGAAAAGGAAAAAAGAGAATCCCTTCGGTTTGTTGAAAAAACCCTCGGGATGCTGGCCGAATCCGGGACGGACTATCATATCTTTCTCAGAAGCCTCTCCGACGTAAGCCGCGACGGCTCTTTTGAAGGAAATCCCTGGCTTGCGGAACTCTGCGCGGCTTCGGGACAATGGCGGCAGTGGATCTCAGAGTACGCCGGGGAGCTTAGGGAGAATTCGCTTCCCGACCGCGAAAGAAAGAAGCTCATGGATTCCGTCAACCCCAGGTACGTTTTGAGAAACCACATAATGGAGACCGCAATAAAGGAGGCTCTTGAGCGGGAGGACTACTCGGAGATAGAAAAAGTAAGAAAAATATTCGAGAATCCCTTCTCGGAGCAGCCGGAGCATGAAAGCTACGCGGGCGCCTCTCCCGAGTGGGCCAAGAGCCTCGTCGTGAGCTGTTTTTCCTAG
- the dnaE gene encoding DNA polymerase III subunit alpha, translating to MADSFVHLHLHSQYSLLDGSIKFDELIERAESQAMPAVAVTDHGNLFGAYEFFEKAKARGVKPIIGCELYVTPTLKLEKPSDGKNYHLTVLCMNEQGYRNLSRLVTKGYFEGFYRRPRVDHEMLSEHNEGLIVLSGCMSSELSQAIFKKDQKEQIRIASVYKEIFGDRYYLEVQAIGLPEQRRINSQLRKIASSMGIKLAATNDCHFLTREDYKSHDALLCIQTGSMVADRKRMRFQSDDFYVKTREEMTQELEGFEDAIEESVKISERCDFEFRNEGYRFPEYVPPEGKSLDEFMREISGRNLERMLRENEIPEESHETYRERLRSELDTICKMGFSAYFLVVSDFIFHARKNDIPVGPGRGSAAGSLVAYALGITAIDPIRHNLIFERFLNPERVSMPDIDVDFCGEHRDEVIRYVTEKYGADKVAQIGTFGTMSSKAVIKDVGRVLGLPYAEVDRLSKMIPSFRGKVFSIKEAVGKVKEIKERLSENKELAEAVELARSLENMVRHSSTHAAGVVISNEPLADYIPLYRGSKNEIVTQFDMNSIEKLGYVKFDFLGLKTLTILDKAVKYVRENQGKDEKEFDLDRIPLNDPKVYALLCEGATMGIFQVESQGMKDLLAKLRPAEFEDITAALALYRPGPLDSGMAEEFTRRKNGGTVDFPHPALREILGGTYGLFVYQEQIMQTASELAGFTMGEADLLRRAMGKKKSSEMRAQRKRFLTGAEKKGLESKLAAELFDTLEKFAEYSFNKSHSAAYAMITYQTAYLKSHYPAEFMAAFMSVEAHNVDKVISGITECRKLGIDVLQPDINRSCSGFTVSEGKVLFGFTAIKYVGDGLTEEIVRSREKDGVFESVFDFCARVDSRKLNKKALESLIKGGVFDSLEPSRARLFASCESLLGYNSMKQHTPANGQGMLFDLPDSVAAPTLAETEPWDDRIRLENELDVLGFFISSHPLRKHSSELEKYSRLHDTESIKRARDGSEVRIAGVVRSFETKNTRRGTGLIGYFTLEDLNGFTEAIVFNDTLRTSSSLLEQKVEPVIVKGKIEVSDDKIRLLASDISSLRETRTNSAVCISIARKSASEQNILSLRDILEKFPGDSTVIIDMKTNHSEAVLRVGNCKVDFGDELIENIEGLLGEGAVTLRESSFA from the coding sequence ATGGCAGATTCCTTCGTTCACCTACATCTACACTCGCAGTACTCGCTTCTTGACGGCTCGATAAAGTTCGACGAGCTGATCGAGAGAGCCGAGAGCCAGGCCATGCCCGCCGTTGCCGTGACCGATCACGGAAACCTCTTCGGCGCGTACGAGTTTTTCGAAAAGGCAAAGGCCCGCGGCGTAAAGCCCATAATAGGCTGCGAACTCTACGTCACCCCGACCCTCAAGCTTGAAAAACCTTCGGACGGAAAGAACTATCATCTCACCGTGCTCTGCATGAACGAGCAGGGATACAGGAACCTCTCGAGACTTGTTACAAAAGGATACTTCGAGGGGTTCTACCGCCGTCCGCGCGTTGATCACGAGATGCTGTCTGAGCACAACGAGGGGCTCATAGTCCTCTCCGGGTGCATGAGCAGCGAGCTTTCCCAGGCCATTTTCAAAAAAGATCAGAAGGAGCAGATAAGAATCGCTTCTGTATACAAGGAGATATTCGGGGACCGCTACTATCTTGAAGTGCAGGCAATCGGCCTTCCCGAGCAACGCAGGATCAACAGTCAGCTTCGCAAAATCGCCAGTAGCATGGGCATAAAGCTCGCGGCGACCAACGACTGCCATTTTCTCACCAGGGAGGACTACAAGTCGCACGACGCACTTTTGTGCATCCAGACTGGGAGCATGGTGGCCGACCGCAAGAGAATGAGATTCCAGAGCGATGATTTCTACGTCAAGACAAGGGAGGAAATGACGCAGGAACTTGAGGGTTTCGAGGACGCCATTGAGGAGTCTGTGAAAATCTCTGAGCGCTGCGACTTCGAATTCAGAAACGAGGGATACAGGTTCCCCGAATACGTCCCTCCAGAGGGAAAGTCGCTTGACGAATTCATGCGCGAGATCTCGGGCAGGAATCTCGAGAGAATGCTCCGGGAAAACGAAATACCCGAAGAGTCCCACGAAACCTACCGCGAGCGGCTTCGCTCGGAGCTTGACACCATCTGCAAGATGGGATTTTCCGCGTACTTCCTCGTGGTCTCCGACTTCATATTCCACGCCAGAAAAAACGATATCCCGGTTGGGCCGGGGCGGGGAAGCGCCGCCGGGAGCCTGGTCGCCTACGCCCTCGGCATAACGGCCATCGACCCCATAAGGCACAACCTTATTTTCGAGAGGTTTCTTAACCCCGAGAGGGTGAGCATGCCCGACATAGACGTCGATTTCTGCGGTGAGCACCGCGACGAGGTAATAAGATACGTCACGGAGAAGTACGGGGCGGACAAGGTTGCCCAGATCGGCACCTTCGGAACCATGTCCTCGAAAGCCGTGATAAAGGACGTGGGAAGGGTGCTCGGGCTTCCCTACGCGGAAGTCGACCGGCTCTCGAAGATGATCCCCTCTTTCCGGGGAAAGGTGTTCAGCATAAAGGAAGCCGTAGGCAAGGTAAAGGAAATAAAGGAGCGGCTTTCTGAGAACAAGGAGCTTGCCGAAGCGGTGGAACTTGCGAGGTCGCTTGAGAACATGGTGCGCCATTCCTCCACCCACGCGGCAGGGGTGGTGATATCGAATGAGCCGCTTGCCGACTACATACCGCTTTACAGGGGAAGCAAAAACGAGATCGTAACCCAGTTCGACATGAACTCCATAGAGAAGCTCGGCTACGTGAAATTCGATTTCCTTGGCCTAAAGACCCTTACAATACTGGACAAGGCTGTTAAGTACGTCAGGGAAAATCAGGGAAAAGACGAAAAGGAATTCGACCTTGACAGAATCCCCCTTAACGACCCGAAGGTCTACGCCCTGCTTTGCGAAGGCGCAACCATGGGGATATTCCAGGTTGAATCCCAGGGAATGAAGGATCTTCTGGCGAAGCTGCGGCCCGCGGAGTTCGAGGACATAACGGCCGCCCTAGCGCTTTACCGCCCAGGCCCTCTTGACAGCGGCATGGCGGAGGAGTTCACCCGGAGGAAAAACGGTGGCACGGTTGATTTTCCGCATCCCGCGCTTCGGGAGATACTGGGAGGAACCTACGGCCTCTTCGTTTACCAGGAGCAGATAATGCAGACCGCGAGCGAGCTTGCGGGCTTCACCATGGGGGAGGCGGACCTCCTGCGAAGGGCAATGGGCAAGAAAAAATCAAGCGAAATGAGGGCGCAACGCAAAAGGTTCCTTACGGGAGCGGAAAAAAAGGGCCTCGAGAGCAAGCTGGCCGCGGAGCTTTTCGACACCCTCGAAAAATTCGCTGAGTATTCCTTTAACAAGAGCCACAGCGCCGCCTATGCCATGATCACCTACCAGACGGCCTACCTCAAGTCGCATTACCCGGCTGAATTCATGGCAGCCTTCATGTCCGTGGAAGCCCACAACGTGGACAAGGTGATCTCCGGCATAACCGAGTGCAGAAAACTCGGAATCGACGTTCTGCAGCCCGACATAAACCGAAGCTGCTCCGGGTTCACGGTGTCGGAAGGAAAGGTGCTGTTCGGATTCACCGCAATCAAATACGTCGGGGATGGCCTGACCGAGGAAATAGTCAGAAGCAGGGAAAAAGACGGGGTATTCGAATCCGTCTTCGACTTCTGCGCCAGGGTGGATTCGAGAAAACTAAACAAAAAGGCACTTGAAAGCCTGATAAAGGGAGGCGTTTTCGATTCCCTGGAACCAAGCAGGGCGCGGCTGTTCGCTTCCTGCGAGTCCCTGCTCGGGTACAACTCCATGAAACAGCACACGCCGGCGAACGGGCAGGGAATGCTGTTTGACCTTCCAGATTCCGTGGCCGCCCCGACTCTTGCCGAAACCGAACCCTGGGATGACCGCATCAGGCTCGAGAACGAGCTTGACGTGCTCGGGTTTTTCATATCTTCCCATCCGCTTCGAAAGCACTCCTCCGAGCTTGAAAAATACAGCCGCCTTCACGACACCGAATCCATAAAACGGGCAAGAGACGGCTCCGAAGTGAGAATCGCGGGAGTGGTGAGATCGTTCGAAACCAAAAACACCCGCAGGGGAACCGGCCTCATCGGCTACTTCACCCTGGAGGATCTGAACGGTTTCACAGAAGCAATAGTGTTCAACGACACTCTGCGCACGTCCAGTTCCCTTCTGGAACAGAAGGTGGAACCGGTGATAGTGAAGGGGAAAATCGAGGTCTCGGATGACAAGATACGTCTTCTTGCAAGCGACATCTCCTCGCTCAGGGAGACCAGGACGAATTCCGCTGTCTGCATAAGCATCGCCCGCAAATCGGCAAGCGAGCAGAACATACTCAGCCTGAGGGATATCCTCGAGAAGTTCCCGGGAGACTCGACCGTTATAATCGACATGAAGACCAACCACTCAGAGGCCGTCCTAAGGGTCGGAAACTGCAAGGTCGACTTCGGGGACGAGCTCATAGAAAACATCGAGGGACTGCTCGGGGAAGGCGCGGTGACCCTCAGGGAAAGCTCATTTGCCTAG
- a CDS encoding UvrD-helicase domain-containing protein, translating into MSGNSLKGLNPSQLEAVTHGEGPLLVLAGPGSGKTRVIAHRIAYLINDLSVPPGNILAVTFTNKAAAEMKKRARDLAGELASGIWIGTFHSICLRILKIEADFLEGHTKDFVVYDQDDQLGLLKSCLKELDYGESLFSPKGVLSEFDAAENREGASFRDDFYGRRLSELYDFYKKELVKRNAMTFNDLLLLANRLLSENQGVCVRYQDRFSQVLVDEYQDTNVSQYRFAKTLSQRHRNLFVVGDDSQSIYGWRGADINNILNFEKDFPGARVVKLERNYRSTLNILGIANSVIRKNPGRKEKTLWTENPEGERALVFKALDNADEARFVAERISDLAESGDFKWSDVAIFYRANFQSRVIEEGLRVAKVPYRIVSGVGFYQRAEIKDVIAYLRLVQNPRDDVSFLRIVNVPPRKIGGVTLRKLREASQAGGFALFEASEYCQEHDLLPAQALGALSRFLEIIKGLGSAAESRPVAQVIKNLLQSTAYLDYLGDDHQRAENVRELLNAAEEWDDITLSDFLDLVLLATDEDRGDSGEEKVSLMTIHAAKGLEFPAVFVVGVNEDLLPHRRSAETLGGLEEERRLFYVAVTRAKRLLYLSYASLRTASGGTYHTRRSAFLDDLSPEHVVCESRKKKLSGRDSDLPSEEKTYELEDVGLNLRPGQRVTHHVFGPGVVKRIDGKGDRAVATVDFFGSGVKKILASFFAD; encoded by the coding sequence ATGTCAGGCAATTCCCTCAAAGGACTTAACCCTTCCCAGCTTGAGGCCGTAACCCACGGAGAGGGTCCGCTGCTTGTGCTTGCGGGCCCGGGATCGGGAAAAACCAGGGTAATAGCCCACCGGATCGCCTACCTGATAAACGACCTTTCCGTTCCTCCGGGAAACATTCTGGCCGTGACCTTCACCAACAAGGCGGCGGCGGAGATGAAAAAAAGAGCGAGGGATTTGGCGGGCGAGCTGGCAAGCGGCATATGGATCGGTACCTTCCACTCGATCTGCCTTCGGATTCTTAAAATAGAGGCGGATTTTCTTGAGGGCCACACGAAGGATTTCGTTGTCTACGACCAGGACGATCAGCTTGGCCTCTTAAAGAGCTGCCTGAAAGAGCTTGACTACGGGGAGAGCCTTTTTTCGCCTAAGGGAGTGCTCTCCGAATTTGACGCCGCTGAGAACAGGGAGGGGGCGTCCTTCAGGGACGATTTTTATGGTCGCAGACTTAGTGAGCTTTATGATTTCTACAAAAAAGAGCTCGTGAAGCGAAATGCTATGACGTTTAACGACCTGCTTCTTCTTGCAAACAGGCTTCTTTCTGAAAACCAGGGGGTTTGCGTCCGTTACCAGGACAGATTCTCTCAAGTGCTAGTAGACGAGTATCAGGACACAAACGTTTCCCAGTACCGCTTCGCAAAGACCCTCTCGCAGCGCCATCGCAACCTCTTCGTCGTGGGCGATGACAGTCAGTCGATTTATGGGTGGAGGGGGGCCGACATAAATAACATTCTGAACTTCGAGAAGGACTTTCCGGGAGCAAGGGTCGTTAAGCTTGAGCGCAACTATCGTTCGACACTTAACATACTCGGCATTGCGAACTCGGTTATAAGGAAAAACCCGGGCAGAAAGGAAAAAACCCTCTGGACCGAGAATCCCGAGGGAGAAAGAGCGCTGGTGTTCAAGGCCTTAGACAATGCCGACGAGGCCCGTTTTGTTGCGGAGCGGATTTCGGATCTGGCCGAATCCGGAGATTTCAAGTGGAGCGACGTGGCGATTTTCTACAGGGCCAACTTCCAGTCAAGGGTAATCGAGGAGGGACTTAGGGTCGCCAAAGTCCCCTACAGGATAGTGTCGGGAGTAGGGTTTTACCAGAGGGCGGAGATAAAGGATGTGATTGCCTACCTGCGGCTGGTTCAGAATCCGAGGGACGACGTCAGCTTCCTTAGAATAGTGAATGTCCCGCCGAGAAAGATAGGGGGAGTCACGCTTCGGAAGCTTCGTGAAGCATCCCAAGCCGGCGGATTCGCTCTTTTTGAAGCGTCCGAATACTGCCAAGAACATGATCTCCTGCCTGCGCAGGCTCTAGGTGCCCTATCACGTTTTCTTGAAATCATAAAGGGACTTGGTTCGGCGGCGGAGAGTCGGCCGGTAGCACAGGTGATCAAGAATCTTCTTCAAAGTACGGCCTATCTGGATTACCTGGGGGATGATCATCAGAGGGCGGAGAACGTAAGGGAGCTTTTAAACGCGGCCGAGGAATGGGACGACATCACTCTTTCTGATTTCCTTGACCTCGTCCTGCTCGCGACCGATGAGGACAGGGGAGATTCCGGAGAGGAAAAGGTCTCCCTCATGACGATTCACGCGGCCAAGGGGCTTGAGTTTCCGGCGGTGTTCGTGGTCGGGGTAAACGAGGACCTTCTTCCGCACAGAAGATCTGCGGAGACCCTTGGGGGTCTGGAGGAGGAGAGAAGGCTTTTCTATGTCGCGGTTACCCGCGCCAAGCGGCTGCTCTACCTGAGTTACGCTTCCTTGAGAACTGCTTCGGGCGGGACATACCACACCCGAAGGTCTGCTTTCCTGGATGATCTCTCGCCCGAGCATGTCGTCTGCGAATCCCGCAAGAAAAAACTCTCTGGCCGAGATTCCGATTTGCCTTCGGAAGAAAAGACATACGAACTAGAAGATGTCGGCCTGAACTTAAGACCCGGACAGAGGGTCACCCATCACGTTTTCGGTCCCGGGGTCGTTAAACGGATTGACGGAAAAGGAGATAGGGCGGTGGCTACGGTCGATTTTTTCGGTTCCGGCGTGAAAAAAATTCTCGCAAGCTTTTTTGCCGACTAG
- a CDS encoding S49 family peptidase — MPNWSEVLNEIRNLDAKLISQSAPDQVRRKYLKNLFEKTGRNTVAYYSGWLSKPNIEGIHINDEDKNGFMMAVHELDRSVGLDLILHTPGGELHATESIIHYLHQMFNDDIRVIVPQIAMSGGTLIACSSKQILMGAHSNLGPIDPQLRGVPAYGVIEEFRTAAAQIKEDPSKVHVWNPILSKYHPTFLSQCKNAIEHSSEVAQNYLERVMFKGVADRRKIAEKIVKGLTDYSGNKSHARHIHIDECKALGLKVSEFESDQELQELVLTVHHAFIHTLMNTPSVKIIENHLGRALIKTFVSG, encoded by the coding sequence ATGCCTAACTGGTCAGAAGTACTGAACGAGATCAGGAATCTTGACGCTAAACTAATATCCCAGTCAGCGCCTGATCAGGTTCGTCGCAAATATCTTAAAAACCTGTTTGAAAAAACCGGTCGCAATACTGTTGCCTACTATTCGGGCTGGCTGTCAAAGCCCAATATAGAAGGCATTCATATTAACGACGAAGATAAGAACGGCTTTATGATGGCTGTTCATGAGCTTGACCGTTCAGTTGGACTTGACTTAATTCTGCATACCCCGGGTGGAGAGCTTCACGCAACGGAATCAATTATTCATTATCTTCACCAGATGTTTAATGACGACATTCGCGTTATCGTACCACAGATAGCCATGTCGGGTGGTACCCTTATTGCGTGTTCCAGCAAGCAGATACTGATGGGCGCTCATTCAAACCTGGGTCCGATTGATCCACAGTTACGGGGAGTGCCCGCATATGGTGTAATTGAGGAATTTCGAACTGCTGCGGCACAGATTAAGGAAGACCCCAGCAAAGTCCATGTTTGGAATCCAATTCTCTCCAAGTATCATCCGACATTTCTCAGCCAATGCAAAAACGCAATTGAACATAGCAGCGAAGTTGCCCAAAACTACCTAGAAAGAGTTATGTTTAAGGGTGTTGCTGACAGGAGGAAGATTGCCGAGAAAATTGTCAAAGGTCTGACTGATTACTCAGGCAACAAATCCCATGCCAGGCACATTCATATCGATGAATGCAAAGCTCTTGGATTAAAAGTTTCGGAGTTTGAATCCGATCAAGAGCTGCAGGAACTTGTTTTAACCGTGCATCATGCGTTTATCCATACCCTTATGAATACACCATCGGTTAAAATCATCGAAAATCACCTTGGTCGAGCTTTGATCAAGACTTTCGTATCAGGGTAG
- a CDS encoding DUF2103 domain-containing protein, with product MKYRKNKIKTEHSIIKGLRRFLENNISDLDHVTGIIPGEIKVGRATGENLAVSYKYSTRSGAKLIARSGTSVQEVFVITKDPEELKALIERLGK from the coding sequence ATGAAATATAGAAAAAACAAGATAAAAACCGAACATTCGATAATAAAGGGACTACGGCGTTTTCTCGAGAACAACATCTCGGACCTTGACCACGTAACGGGAATCATTCCCGGGGAGATAAAGGTCGGCCGCGCCACCGGGGAGAATCTGGCTGTGAGCTACAAATACAGCACCCGAAGCGGGGCCAAGCTCATAGCGAGAAGCGGCACTTCGGTGCAGGAGGTGTTTGTCATCACGAAGGACCCCGAGGAGCTAAAAGCGCTTATAGAGCGTCTAGGCAAATGA